Below is a window of Deltaproteobacteria bacterium DNA.
TGTTCGCGAAAAAGAGCACGGCTATCCGGTCAAGGGTCCCTTCATCTTCGACCATGTCTCCTTCGGGGTAGAAACCGAAGAGGACCTCTGGGAGATCAAGGACAAACTCACGGCCGCCGGATTTGAGGTCTCTGAAGTTATCAATCACGGCTTTATCCATTCCATCTATAGCTTCGACCCCAACGGCATCCCCATCGAATTCAGCCATAACGTGGAGGGGATCGATATCCGTCGGAATCCGACCATAACCGATTCGGCGCCCTCGAAGATTGCCCGGGAAGGCCCGGAAGCCAACCCCAAAGTCTGGCCCCCGGTTCTGACCCCCACTCCGAAAAATCAACGCAAAGTTTATCCCGGCGTGGGCAGCGAACTGTTTCACGGCATCCGCAAGGACTGATAAAACCGGAGGAAACCAATTTGGCTCAAGTTAAAACCAGCATTTCCATTCAGGAATTCATTTTCAAAGATGCGGCCGTATTAGCCCGACAAATGAAGATATCCCTCAGTCAACTTTTTGCCCTGGCTGTAAAAAAATTTATTCAAGAACACCGCAACCGCCAACTTCTTGAACGGATCAACAAGGCCTTTTCCGACGAACCGGACCCGGAAGAGAAAAAGCTTCTATCAAAGGAGAAATCTTATCATCGCCGGATGGTTGAGAGGCAATGGTAATCAGTCAAGAAAGGAATAAAAAAGATGAATAAAGCACTCTTATTGATCGACATCCAAAATGATTATTTTCCCGGAGGCAAGATGGAACTGGAAGGCAGCCTTTTGGCCAGTGAACAGGCCAAAAAGGTCCTGACCTTTTTCCGGGGAAAAAATTGGCCCCTGATCCATATCCAACACCTCTCCGCCCGTCCCGGGGCGACCTTTTTTATCCCCGGCACGGAAGGGGTCGAAATGCACCCCAATGTCCGTCCTCTCACTGGCGAATTGGTGATCCAGAAATACTTTCCCAACAGCTTCCGGAATACGCCCTTATTGGAGGCGCTGAAAAAAGAAGAGGTCGATCACCTGATCATCGCCGGTATGATGACCCACATGTGCGTGGAGGCCACAACCCGGGCCGCCTTTGACCATGGTTTTCAATGCACGGTCGTGCACAATGCCTGTGCCACCCGGTCCCTCACCTTCGGAGATGAAACCGTTCCGGCCCGGCAGGTCCAGGCCGCCTTCCTGGCTGCCCTGGGGGCGGTTTATGCCAAAATCGTCAATGCCGAGGATATGATTTCAGGTTTGAGCTAACTATTTTTTTAAACCTTTTATTGGACAGGATCTACTGGATTATTTAGATTTCTAAGGGGAAAAAAGGCTCTCTTACTTGTAAATCCTGTTAATCCTGTCAAACTCTTCCTTTAACAATCTCCAACTGAAACTCGATATTCATGGCCGGAAACATAAAGGCGAACAGTTTCTCGTAATAAATGGGAAATCGGTTGGCCAGGAAGGACACCCCGTCGATCCGGTGGATCTTCCAGAAGTTGATCCGGACCCTGATCTTCTTAAACCGGGCCTGGGTATAGAACGCATATTCGGGGAACCCCCCGCAAAAATAATCCAGTGACTCGGTATTAAAAAAATGTTTATGGGTTGGATCTCCGTAGGCCTGGGTACTGGTGAAATGGGGAACTCGGATAAAAACCTGAGCGCCGGGCCTTCCGATCCGGTAAATCTCTTCCATGGTCCGAATCACATCGCCGACATGTTCCAGTACGTCGACCCCGTAGATCCGGTCGAAGTGATCCTCCTCAAAGGGATAGGGGAAGACGTCCAGGTCGTGGAAGACATCAGCCTGGGATCCCCGATTCCGATCCAATCCGACGGCCCCGGAGATCTTTCGATTGCCGCAGCCGATGTCCAGTATTTTCATGGGCCAATTCCTTAAAACGAATTCCTGATTGAGGGTTCCCCGGAGTTCCTCCGTCATTCCTATCGAAAGCCGGAATCCAGTACTTTTATGCCTGTTCATGTTACGCCCTAATATTATTTGACATAAAAATTAATTGCAAAGAATTTGTCAAGATAATATTTATCATTTATAAGGGGAAGGTTATACAGAAAACTATCGGCGGGAAATGGCGCTTGCCTCTGGCTCAACTTTTTGTTATGCTTAGGAGAGCTTTTTATCACAAAAGTTCATAAGCAGTGACAAACAAGGAAAAAATTATAAGTGGCCCTTCTCAGGTTATTTGCCAGTAGGTTGGCGCAAACCAAGTTCGGTCAAAAATCCCTGGCCAAACCGGAAGGGCTATCGATCTTAAAGCTGCAACCTGGCAAGCGCGTTTACGTCGGCTTAACCCTGCTGGCGATGAGTTATTTGATAGGTTTGCCTGCCCTGCTTTTCTTGAGCTATCTGTCGGTGAAGTTGAACAAGCCGCTGATAATCGTAGTCGGCGGTCCTATTTTTTTCCTATTGGTGCACATGCTGTTCGGGGTGGGCGTTTATCTTGCCGGGCAGAATTACGCAGTAGAGGTGCTTCATTGGGCGACCAAGCGATTTCTCCGAAAATATGCGTAACTGAAATTTCCACTTAAAAGTCAATAATTTTGCTGAGGGCTAAAAGCGGGTGGTTGTCCGCTCTCAATGAGGCAATGATGATTGGTCCCTATACCTTTAAAGAATTTGTAGACCGGGTAAAGGAATTCCACGGCTTTCCCGCCCCAGGAGTGGTGTTGGGCGGGGTCATGGTGGATCGGGCTTTAAAACATATCCCAGCGGGGGTTTTGTTTAATGCCCTTGCGGAAACCAATAAATGTCTGCCGGATGCCATCCAACTGCTGACTCCTTGTACCAGCGGCAACAATTGGTTGAGCATCCGGAATTTTGGACGTTTTGCCCTGGCCCTCTACGACAAAGACACGGGCCAGGGGATACGGGTGGTTTTGAATCCCCTCCGGATA
It encodes the following:
- a CDS encoding cysteine hydrolase; this encodes MNKALLLIDIQNDYFPGGKMELEGSLLASEQAKKVLTFFRGKNWPLIHIQHLSARPGATFFIPGTEGVEMHPNVRPLTGELVIQKYFPNSFRNTPLLEALKKEEVDHLIIAGMMTHMCVEATTRAAFDHGFQCTVVHNACATRSLTFGDETVPARQVQAAFLAALGAVYAKIVNAEDMISGLS
- a CDS encoding CopG family transcriptional regulator, producing the protein MAQVKTSISIQEFIFKDAAVLARQMKISLSQLFALAVKKFIQEHRNRQLLERINKAFSDEPDPEEKKLLSKEKSYHRRMVERQW
- a CDS encoding class I SAM-dependent methyltransferase, whose amino-acid sequence is MKILDIGCGNRKISGAVGLDRNRGSQADVFHDLDVFPYPFEEDHFDRIYGVDVLEHVGDVIRTMEEIYRIGRPGAQVFIRVPHFTSTQAYGDPTHKHFFNTESLDYFCGGFPEYAFYTQARFKKIRVRINFWKIHRIDGVSFLANRFPIYYEKLFAFMFPAMNIEFQLEIVKGRV
- a CDS encoding formylmethanofuran dehydrogenase subunit E family protein; amino-acid sequence: MMIGPYTFKEFVDRVKEFHGFPAPGVVLGGVMVDRALKHIPAGVLFNALAETNKCLPDAIQLLTPCTSGNNWLSIRNFGRFALALYDKDTGQGIRVVLNPLRIEEWPEIKDWYYKLKPKEEVDPEELLEAIQKGRADLLSLQEIRMRPAYLAKTKRGKRVICPQCREAYPENSQGLCLACQGDSPYL
- a CDS encoding VOC family protein; this translates as MIHYNGVNHLAMATGDMDRTIRFWRDLLGMRLVAGLGKPGYRHYFFQITDKDLLAFFEWPGVVPVREKEHGYPVKGPFIFDHVSFGVETEEDLWEIKDKLTAAGFEVSEVINHGFIHSIYSFDPNGIPIEFSHNVEGIDIRRNPTITDSAPSKIAREGPEANPKVWPPVLTPTPKNQRKVYPGVGSELFHGIRKD